A genome region from Nycticebus coucang isolate mNycCou1 chromosome 4, mNycCou1.pri, whole genome shotgun sequence includes the following:
- the LOC128584018 gene encoding protein tyrosine phosphatase type IVA 1-like, with product MAQMNRPAPVEVTYKNMRFLITHNPTNATLNKFIEELKKYGVTTIVRVCEATYDTTLVEKEGIHVLDWPFDDGAPPSDQIVDDWLNLVKIKFREEPGCCIAVHCVAGLGRASVLVALALIEGGMKYEDAVQFIRQKRQGAFNSKQLLYLEKYRPKMRLHFKDSNGRRNNCCIQ from the coding sequence ATGGCTCAAATGAACCGCCCAGCTCCTGTAGAAGTCACATACAAGAACATGAGATTTCTTATTACACACAATCCAACCAATGCGACCTTAAACAAATTTATAGAGGAACTTAAGAAGTATGGAGTTACCACAATAGTAAGAGTGTGTGAAGCAACGTATGACACTACTCTTGTGGAGAAAGAAGGCATCCATGTTCTCGACTGGCCTTTTGATGATGGTGCACCACCATCTGACCAGATTGTTGATGATTGGTTAAATCTTGTAAAAATCAAGTTTCGTGAAGAACCTGGTTGTTGTATTGCTGTTCATTGTGTTGCAGGCCTTGGGAGAGCGTCAGTGCTCGTTGCTCTCGCGTTAATTGAAGGTGGAATGAAATACGAGGATGCAGTACAATTCATAAGACAAAAGCGGCAGGGAGCTTTTAACAGCAAGCAACTTTTATATTTGGAGAAGTATCGTCCTAAGATGCGGCTGCACTTCAAAGACTCCAATGGTCGTAGAAACAACTGTTGCATTCAATAA